The following are encoded together in the Culex pipiens pallens isolate TS chromosome 1, TS_CPP_V2, whole genome shotgun sequence genome:
- the LOC120414273 gene encoding nucleolar protein dao-5-like, producing MNRGGEGTPPATKSGRKVKRPAHFDDSPDTVVASPGKRKDTTGVSEAASAKKTARKTLVLGSAGTPPSAKNGSDSESGEVKKSSRKTLAKNGGSSREESPEPEVVKKVAPASARKTLLKSAVKNSSADGGTPKKTPAKKVEAEPEQVPEAGPGLSRTGRKIKVPAHLKEFEDVVVPAVTASRKSVAPKKDELDVEEKPVPKTPGKAKAAVVRQLATEHEDEKPAAKTPGKGKLTRKAAEESEEEEEKPVTKTPGRGRSVARKAIDEEEEVKPAAKAPGRGRSMARKPSVDEVAFEEKPKTYGRARSVARQTEEEDKPAPKTPGKFVRKAAEEPEEETKPAPKTPARTKSVPRRFADAADEEEPKPAPKTPGRAKSMAARKPSVDEPAPAPKTPARRNKSMAPQATKPDETDPLALPDEPTSKVESPVKKPATKTPARAKSVARDPSPEPSVKPDSSEPAPTSRSGRKIKPKKYFGEFEQDESVPTVVAAAAATPKVVPASPVKTASPKVAAPSPIRSPQQIVKKGSPYAPKKDTPVATTTSPVKRLSVPVQQLPAAVSTKKAKKDDDGEGSPFKISPATEERQITKRNVNDHHHLKPETPKPASPVAAPKVVSPPKKASPKPLAVSTSDPEIVPDRDPLASSSRSSVSTVPTESSAESTTPPKKEAEQEEEPQQENKPKRGRKTLPAASSSIDDSEPKPAPKTPSRKTMAAAPAPAVAAEEPGSSRSGRKIKPKKFFDDAEATAAVTKSAAKPVKPETSATPAGRGKRKTIAPVVSSEEEEDEKQKKKKQNDDEDEPKASVSREEIMAIVGDFQDEAPPAVVTEATEAEPINGTTQEKSDAAPITDEISAAEEVDQPAEEPTSAATIPEPEMQDSTEAAVEEVAPESAGNFPETPIEQTPPLAALPQQTTAEAVPDDPAPSAEEPPIAEIAEASASSAFSEALLVEEESAGAAAGATAGPTVEEKMEELFESVEFLEESGRLSDVAAAAAAVSDDVPAELLAQELGEVMGEVGEAVGDEQEKEVVPEEEPAVEEPVEAAVEQQQPDQTDDLDNTEAPSALEDSTQESVAPAEDELNKTEPPASLNDTAEDVAQNEEDLFSTSMPDSVDEFFAENDRDQESITVLPEAPKQKEPALEQEEIDLVGKLPEPQQSSSNTVAFVEIPDTPSVAIKQPTPATPKTPESKPAIAKDDDYSPDKPDAQEQASVPVQAPEIIEIFDSPIVATALEPAPKQATSTPVGKTTADKLTVKERLIQNSRKRSLSASDADLSTKKIVTFHSPANSTIMVETLDERLKKSLKTDSKSKNGRKRSLSEHREMGAAATSGPSDGPKPSKISKLPNFKNIHQNQFSRMESIAEYHNRKAQRAKEILTSSATKSPAPARNATPQKSAPQSGQKNGAGVAMQLKFGAAKPASHSAAASSSSSSTSAAAKLLSDEARQEKRQQQFKAAFKPRSEDGAGKSQQQDAPDGTRRVVEQSRHKQHQILKGVRTNKRFELLMKFRDAAQD from the exons ATGAATCGAGGAGGAG AAGGAACGCCACCGGCGACCAAATCCGGCCGCAAGGTGAAGCGTCCGGCGCATTTTGACGACTCGCCGGACACCGTGGTGGCGTCCCCTGGCAAGCGAAAGGACACGACGGGGGTGTCGGAAGCGGCTTCGGCGAAGAAAACCGCCCGGAAGACGCTGGTTCTGGGTTCGGCCGGAACGCCGCCTTCGGCGAAGAATGGGTCCGATTCGGAATCTGGGGAGGTGAAGAAGTCGTCGCGCAAGACGCTGGCTAAAAATGGGGGAAGCAGCCGGGAGGAGTCGCCGGAGCCGGAGGTGGTGAAGAAGGTTGCTCCGGCTTCGGCCCGGAAGACGCTGCTCAAGTCGGCGGTCAAGAACAGTTCGGCGGATGGTGGAACGCCCAAGAAGACACCGGCCAAGAAGGTTGAAGCAGAGCCGGAGCAGGTTCCCGAGGCTGGTCCCGGATTGTCCCGAACTGGACGTAAGATTAAGGTGCCGGCACATCTGAAGGAGTTTGAGGACGTGGTCGTGCCGGCTGTTACGGCGTCGAGGAAGTCCGTTGCTCCCAAGAAGGACGAACTGGACGTGGAGGAGAAACCGGTTCCGAAGACGCCGGGCAAGGCGAAGGCTGCCGTCGTGCGGCAGCTGGCCACGGAGCATGAAGACGAGAAGCCTGCGGCCAAGACGCCGGGAAAGGGAAAGTTGACCCGCAAAGCTGCTGAAGAAAGCGAGGAGGAGGAAGAAAAACCGGTGACCAAAACTCCCGGACGTGGTCGATCGGTTGCACGCAAAGCCATCGATGAAGAAGAGGAGGTCAAACCAGCGGCCAAGGCTCCAGGACGGGGTCGGTCCATGGCACGCAAGCCTTCCGTTGATGAAGTGGCTTTCGAAGAGAAGCCAAAGACTTATGGTCGGGCCAGATCGGTCGCTCGTCAAACTGAGGAAGAGGACAAACCTGCGCCGAAAACTCCCGGAAAATTTGTCCGCAAAGCTGCCGAAGAACCGGAAGAGGAGACCAAACCGGCACCCAAAACCCCGGCCAGAACCAAGTCCGTTCCGCGTCGATTCGCCGATGCCGCCGACGAGGAGGAGCCCAAACCTGCCCCGAAAACTCCCGGTCGAGCAAAGTCCATGGCAGCTCGCAAGCCATCCGTGGACGAACCTGCTCCAGCGCCGAAAACGCCTGCTCGTCGAAACAAATCCATGGCTCCGCAAGCGACCAAACCAGATGAGACCGATCCGCTTGCCCTGCCAGACGAACCCACTTCCAAGGTCGAGTCTCCAGTCAAGAAACCGGCGACCAAAACGCCCGCCAGGGCGAAGTCAGTCGCGCGCGACCCTTCCCCGGAACCTTCGGTCAAACCAGATTCCTCGGAACCGGCCCCAACATCCCGCTCGGGACGCAAGATCAAGCCCAAAAAGTACTTTGGCGAGTTCGAGCAGGACGAATCGGTCCCGACGGTGGTGGCCGCGGCAGCAGCAACCCCCAAGGTGGTCCCTGCGTCCCCGGTGAAGACCGCTTCGCCGAAGGTTGCGGCCCCGTCGCCGATCCGTTCACCGCAGCAAATCGTGAAGAAGGGCTCGCCGTACGCGCCGAAAAAGGACACTCCGgtggcgacgacgacgtcgcCGGTTAAGCGACTCAGCGTCCCGGTGCAGCAACTGCCGGCGGCGGTGTCGACCAAGAAGGCCAAAAAG GACGACGACGGCGAAGGCTCGCCGTTCAAGATCTCCCCGGCGACGGAGGAGCGCCAAATTACCAAGCGCAACGTCAACGACCATCACCACCTGAAGCCGGAAACGCCGAAACCCGCATCACCGGTGGCCGCCCCTAAAGTCGTCTCTCCGCCAAAGAAGGCCTCGCCCAAGCCGCTGGCGGTCTCGACCTCCGACCCGGAAATCGTTCCCGATCGCGACCCACTGGCCAGTAGCAGCCGCTCCAGCGTCAGCACCGTTCCAACTGAATCTTCCGCCGAATCTACCACCCCTCCGAAGAAGGAGGCGGAGCAGGAGGAAGAACCACAGCAGGAGAACAAGCCGAAGCGCGGCCGCAAGACACTGCCCGCTGCGTCATCCTCTATTGACGATTCCGAACCGAAACCGGCGCCCAAGACGCCCAGTCGCAAAACCATGGCGGCCGCTCCAGCTCCGGCAGTCGCAGCTGAAGAACCCGGCAGCAGCCGTTCCGGCCGCAAGATCAAGCCGAAAAAGTTCTTTGACGATGCGGAAGCAACCGCAGCGGTGACCAAGTCGGCTGCGAAGCCGGTCAAGCCGGAAACGTCGGCCACCCCAGCGGGACGGGGCAAGAGGAAGACGATCGCTCCGGTGGTGAGCTcggaagaggaggaggacgagaagcagaagaagaagaagcaaaatGATGACGAGGATGAGCCGAAGGCGAGCGTGTCGCGCGAGGAGATTATGGCCATCGTTGGGGATTTCCAGGATGAGGCGCCGCCAGCGGTGGTGACGGAGGCTACGGAGGCCGAGCCCATCAACGG AACAACCCAAGAAAAATCCGATGCCGCCCCAATCACTGACGAAATTTCAGCAGCCGAAGAAGTTGACCAGCCAGCAGAAGAGCCCACATCTGCTGCCACCATCCCCGAACCGGAAATGCAGGACTCCACCGAGGCCGCCGTCGAGGAAGTCGCTCCCGAGTCTGCCGGAAATTTTCCCGAGACCCCGATCGAACAGACACCTCCTTTAGCAGCTCTACCACAGCAGACCACAGCGGAAGCAGTCCCCGACGATCCTGCGCCCTCAGCTGAGGAACCGCCGATCGCCGAAATAGCAGAAGCGTCCGCCAGCAGTGCCTTCTCCGAGGCATTGCTCGTCGAGGAGGAGTCCGCAGGTGCCGCCGCCGGCGCCACCGCTGGGCCGACGGTAGAGGAGAAGATGGAGGAGCTGTTTGAGTCGGTGGAGTTTTTGGAGGAGTCGGGTCGGTTGAGCGACGTTGCGGCAGCAGCGGCGGCCGTTTCGGACGATGTACCTGCCGAGTTGTTGGCGCAGGAGCTCGGGGAGGTGATGGGTGAGGTTGGAGAAGCTGTTGGGGATGAGCAGGAGAAGGAGGTGGTGCCGGAGGaggaaccagcagttgaggaaccTGTTGAAGCAGCTGTTGAGCAACAGCAACCGGATCAGACGGATGATTTGGACAACACGGAGGCGCCTTCGGCGCTTGAGGATTCTACGCAGGAGTCCGTTGCACCGGCAGAGGACGAGTTGAACAAGACGGAACCGCCGGCATCGCTGAACGACACGGCCGAGGACGTGGCCCAAAACGAGGAGGATTTGTTCTCTACCAGCATGCCGGACTCGGTTGACGAGTTTTTCGCGGAAAACGATCGTGACCAGGAGTCGATTACGGTTCTGCCTGAGGCTCCCAAGCAGAAAGAACCGGCGCTTGAGCAGGAAGAGATAGATCTCGTCGGTAAACTGCCGGAACCGCAGCAGTCTTCGAGCAACACGGTGGCGTTCGTAGAAATTCCGGACACTCCGAGCGTGGCGATCAAACAGCCGACGCCGGCAACGCCAAAGACTCCAGAATCGAAGCCAGCGATCGCCAAGGACGACGACTACTCGCCGGACAAACCGGACGCCCAAGAGCAGGCCAGCGTTCCCGTGCAGGCGCCGGAGATCATCGAAATCTTTGACAGTCCGATCGTCGCTACGGCCCTGGAACCGGCGCCAAAGCAGGCCACCAGCACTCCGGTGGGAAAGACTACCGCCGACAAGTTGACCGTCAAGGAGCGACTGATCCAAAACAGTCGCAAAAGGTCGCTGTCGGCGAGCGATGCCGACCTGAGCACCAAGAAGATCGTCACATTCCACAGCCCGGCCAACAGCACGATCATGGTCGAGACGTTGGATGAGCGGCTCAAGAAGAGCCTCAAGACGGACAGCA AATCCAAAAACGGCCGCAAGCGGTCCCTTTCGGAGCACAGAGAGATGGGAGCAGCGGCCACATCTGGACCGTCGGACGGGCCCAAGCCATCCAAGATCAGCAAACTGCCCAACTTTAAGAACATCCACCAGAACCAGTTCAGCCGGATGGAATCGATTGCCGAGTATCACAACCGAAAGGCGCAACGTGCGAAGGAGATCCTTACGAGCAGTGCGACCAAGAGTCCGGCCCCGGCGCGGAATG CAACTCCCCAGAAATCTGCCCCCCAATCTGGTCAAAAGAACGGCGCTGGCGTCGCCATGCAGCTCAAATTCGGCGCTGCCAAGCCAGCGTCCCACTCTGCTGctgcctcctcctcctcctcctccacctccGCCGCGGCCAAGCTCCTCTCGGACGAGGCCCGCCAGGAGAAGCGCCAGCAGCAGTTTAAGGCCGCCTTCAAGCCCAGAAGCGAGGACGGTGCAGGTAAGTCACAGCAGCAGGACGCCCCGGACGGAACGCGGCGCGTCGTCGAGCAGAGCCGCCACAAGCAGCACCAGATTCTGAAGGGCGTCCGCACGAACAAGCGGTTCGAGCTGCTCATGAAATTCCGGGACGCGGCGCAGGATTAA